A section of the Enterococcus montenegrensis genome encodes:
- a CDS encoding PTS system mannose/fructose/sorbose family transporter subunit IID, producing the protein MTKTSNTELKITKKDLSKVFWRSFQMEFSWNYERQMNMAYAYAMIPILKKLYQTKEQMADALKRHLEFFNTTPHIVTLILGINAAMEEENVNDPEFDTSAIDSIKTSLMGPLAGIGDSFFWGTLRLIATGVGTSLALQGNILGPILFLLIFNIPHILFRYLATSWGYKLGTGFLKKIQANGMMESLTLGASIIGLMVVGGMTATMIDINLPMKIGSGENAVTVQSIFDDIVPKILCLGVFGAVFYLLKKEVKPLTILLGLAVVGILGSLVGIF; encoded by the coding sequence ATGACGAAGACTTCTAATACTGAATTAAAAATTACAAAAAAAGATCTAAGTAAAGTATTTTGGCGCTCATTTCAAATGGAATTTTCCTGGAACTATGAACGCCAAATGAACATGGCCTATGCCTATGCGATGATTCCGATTTTGAAAAAACTATATCAAACAAAAGAACAAATGGCAGATGCCTTAAAACGTCACTTGGAATTTTTCAATACGACGCCACATATTGTGACCCTAATTTTAGGGATTAATGCTGCGATGGAAGAAGAAAATGTGAATGATCCTGAATTTGATACTTCTGCGATCGATAGTATTAAAACGTCTTTGATGGGACCTTTAGCAGGGATTGGGGATTCATTTTTCTGGGGCACGCTACGTTTGATTGCTACTGGTGTCGGAACATCACTGGCTTTACAAGGAAATATTTTAGGACCAATCTTGTTTTTGTTAATTTTCAATATTCCCCATATCTTATTTCGCTATCTTGCGACGAGCTGGGGTTATAAACTAGGGACGGGCTTTTTGAAGAAAATTCAAGCAAATGGCATGATGGAAAGCTTAACTTTAGGTGCTTCGATTATCGGGTTGATGGTCGTTGGCGGGATGACTGCCACCATGATCGATATCAATTTGCCAATGAAAATTGGTTCAGGTGAAAATGCAGTTACTGTCCAAAGTATTTTTGATGATATTGTACCGAAAATTTTATGCCTTGGTGTATTTGGAGCTGTTTTTTACCTGCTGAAAAAAGAAGTAAAACCTTTGACCATTTTGTTAGGGTTAGCTGTAGTGGGGATTTTAGGTTCCTTAGTTGGAATTTTCTAG
- a CDS encoding PTS mannose/fructose/sorbose/N-acetylgalactosamine transporter subunit IIC, whose translation MIVQAILLGIVAFIAQSEYALGTSLLSRPIVTGLFTGIVLGDVKTGVIMGATLELAFIGSFSVGASIPPDVVTGGILGTAFAITAGAGTETALLLGLPIATLTLILKNIYLGLLIPIMNHKADDFAADGNYKGVERMHLLAGFGLSLMLGLIVMISFMVGSKTIGNLLAMIPEFVQHGLAVATGLIPALGFAMLARLLINKKVAPYFFLGFALAAYLEIPVTGIAIFGAIVAVVVVNIMNVRNNQGPQVQATTGEVVDDDEDF comes from the coding sequence ATGATTGTACAAGCAATTTTACTAGGCATTGTCGCGTTTATTGCACAATCAGAATACGCATTGGGGACTTCCCTTTTGTCACGTCCGATTGTGACAGGACTATTTACCGGGATTGTATTAGGTGATGTGAAAACCGGCGTTATTATGGGGGCAACACTTGAATTAGCATTTATTGGCTCATTTTCTGTAGGCGCTTCAATTCCACCAGACGTTGTAACTGGCGGTATTTTAGGAACAGCTTTTGCAATTACAGCAGGTGCTGGTACAGAAACGGCACTATTACTTGGCTTACCAATTGCCACTTTGACTTTGATTTTGAAAAATATCTACTTGGGACTTTTGATTCCGATTATGAACCACAAAGCTGATGATTTCGCTGCTGATGGAAATTACAAAGGCGTGGAACGGATGCATTTATTGGCCGGGTTTGGTTTATCGTTGATGCTAGGATTAATCGTCATGATTTCCTTTATGGTAGGAAGTAAAACGATTGGCAATTTACTTGCGATGATTCCAGAATTCGTACAACACGGTTTAGCGGTTGCCACTGGTTTAATTCCTGCACTAGGTTTTGCAATGTTGGCACGCTTATTGATTAACAAAAAAGTAGCACCGTATTTCTTCTTGGGCTTTGCATTGGCGGCGTATTTAGAAATTCCGGTTACAGGAATTGCCATTTTTGGTGCAATTGTCGCAGTTGTTGTAGTTAATATTATGAATGTTCGCAATAACCAAGGTCCACAAGTTCAAGCCACGACTGGGGAGGTAGTTGACGATGACGAAGACTTCTAA
- a CDS encoding PTS sugar transporter subunit IIB: protein MIILTRVDHRLLHGQVAFSWTQSLGADCILIANDDVPNNEVRKTTIKLAKPQGVKLVIKNIEDSIAALKSGVTDKYKLFIVVESVGDAYKLAEAYPEITKINLGGTKVKDGTRSIGKAVNVLPAEEELLKKLVDKGVEVEIRQVPNDKKVNVTEVL from the coding sequence ATGATTATTTTAACTCGTGTCGATCACCGTCTATTACACGGACAAGTCGCATTTTCCTGGACCCAAAGCTTAGGTGCGGACTGCATTTTAATTGCCAACGACGATGTACCCAACAATGAAGTACGTAAAACAACAATTAAATTAGCCAAGCCACAAGGTGTGAAATTAGTAATTAAAAATATTGAAGATTCTATCGCGGCATTAAAAAGTGGCGTAACGGATAAATACAAACTATTTATTGTAGTGGAATCAGTCGGGGATGCTTACAAACTAGCAGAAGCCTATCCCGAAATCACTAAAATTAATCTTGGGGGGACAAAAGTAAAAGATGGTACCCGCAGTATCGGCAAAGCTGTAAATGTGTTGCCGGCAGAAGAAGAGCTTTTGAAAAAATTGGTGGATAAAGGTGTTGAAGTCGAAATTCGCCAAGTACCAAATGATAAAAAGGTGAATGTTACTGAGGTTTTGTAA
- a CDS encoding PTS sugar transporter subunit IIA: MERKMILASHGKFASGILSSLELICGKNANIQTLDCYITEDFDLTKAVDALMQQNEDAEVVVVTDLFGGSVNNEFLRYINKEHFYLVAGMNLPFLIEFATQFTFAPDLKETIATVLNSSKEAIQFCNLTYSTTIAEEDF, from the coding sequence ATGGAAAGAAAGATGATTTTAGCTTCCCATGGAAAATTTGCTTCGGGTATTTTGAGCTCGTTGGAATTGATCTGTGGTAAAAACGCTAATATTCAAACATTGGATTGTTACATAACAGAAGACTTCGATTTAACAAAAGCTGTGGATGCATTAATGCAGCAAAATGAAGATGCCGAAGTGGTGGTGGTGACAGATTTATTTGGCGGTAGTGTCAATAATGAATTTTTACGTTACATCAACAAAGAGCATTTTTACTTAGTAGCGGGTATGAATTTGCCGTTTCTAATTGAGTTTGCCACGCAGTTTACGTTTGCACCTGACTTAAAAGAGACAATTGCTACGGTGTTGAACAGTTCAAAAGAAGCCATTCAGTTTTGTAATTTAACTTATAGCACCACTATTGCAGAAGAAGATTTTTAA
- a CDS encoding sigma 54-interacting transcriptional regulator, producing MKEELLTYLENQTAFIDLHHLSEVFTAQKLAEFFDVKRNTISHYLNQLNETGLLVKINSRPVYYFHKEAFEKEFFLLRDNFYQSSEEILKEQPLFEQQKDLFSLFIGHDKSLRRAVEQIKTALYYPDNGLPTLITGESGTGKSFLVRLIHKYCLENELIKEDAPLITLNCAQYANNPELLTSNLFGHVKGAYTGAESDKVGAFEAADGGILFLDEVHRLNAEGQEKLFTYLDQGIIYPMGATNQAIKVKTRLFFATTEDLESSFLTTFMRRIPIQVTLPPINARSRNERLELVYSFLLSEVRKIKRPLKVSGQVLTLLTASSFKGNIGELKNTVKVTVAKAFAEQKNAADIDVSIYQLPEKLLVPTTGNLQSVLQKDTLITENTTIPQLLEKNHPQQQRVITTFERMITEFSKQQQLSKCEEQLKQEVENLFDFLLFETDRQQKQELLIYLTQYIRDTFKQMESAYQIKFNGNAVYAISYYLFQRGAGKWYPEDTNVLGLIKELEQQIASEYAASYQYVKRLLELCQPKLDLEISEMDCILLTIYLNRADWQKELGIPRGIIVAHGYATASSIANVANRLLGKDIFASFDMPLDVTPKQIAEEILDYSENHDVSNGLVILVDMGSLKEIYQFFPKQITAPVVIMNNVTTPLAIAIGENLQKSLPLQEMIEKAAAQAQLDWEIIYPAENKMKALITTCQTGIGTATQISQLLEKSLPASVALKIFPYEYDVLKEQKQNETIFSMYDVLGIIGTADPGISGMPYLSLEELISGDENQLLSAWLSTCLTPAENATFNTNVIRNFSLEKVIDSVTILDTEKVMGEIEVFMRELEAYSGLVISNAKKLALYVHVSCLIERLIRNIPIDTYAGYEDLYQCQKLALSQIKNAFSVIENDYSVKIPDSEIAYIYDILYQNIDNTPLDEDF from the coding sequence ATGAAAGAAGAATTATTGACATATTTAGAAAATCAAACGGCTTTTATTGATCTTCACCATTTAAGTGAAGTTTTTACCGCGCAAAAATTAGCTGAATTTTTTGACGTGAAACGTAATACCATTAGTCACTATCTCAATCAATTAAATGAAACAGGCTTACTGGTGAAAATCAATTCTCGCCCGGTTTATTACTTTCATAAAGAAGCTTTTGAAAAAGAGTTTTTCTTGTTGCGGGATAATTTCTATCAAAGTAGCGAAGAAATTTTAAAAGAGCAACCCTTATTTGAACAGCAAAAAGATTTATTCTCCCTATTTATTGGTCACGACAAGAGTTTGCGTCGTGCAGTAGAACAAATCAAAACGGCGCTGTATTACCCAGATAACGGTTTACCAACGTTAATCACCGGTGAAAGTGGGACGGGTAAGAGTTTTTTGGTCCGATTAATTCATAAATACTGTTTGGAAAATGAACTGATTAAAGAAGATGCGCCATTGATTACGTTAAATTGTGCCCAATACGCTAACAATCCCGAACTTTTAACCAGTAATTTATTTGGCCATGTAAAAGGTGCATATACAGGAGCTGAAAGTGATAAAGTTGGCGCTTTTGAGGCTGCAGATGGGGGGATTTTGTTTTTAGATGAAGTCCACCGTCTTAATGCCGAAGGGCAAGAAAAGCTGTTTACGTATTTGGATCAAGGAATTATTTATCCCATGGGGGCGACGAATCAAGCAATTAAAGTGAAGACACGCCTATTTTTTGCCACTACCGAAGATTTGGAAAGTAGTTTTTTAACCACTTTTATGCGACGAATTCCCATCCAAGTGACGCTTCCTCCCATTAATGCCCGCAGTCGCAACGAACGATTGGAACTGGTGTATTCGTTTTTACTAAGTGAGGTGCGTAAAATTAAACGTCCGCTAAAAGTCAGTGGGCAAGTTCTAACCCTCTTAACCGCAAGCAGCTTTAAAGGAAACATTGGCGAGTTGAAAAATACGGTGAAAGTAACGGTCGCCAAGGCTTTTGCTGAACAAAAAAATGCAGCCGACATTGACGTAAGCATTTATCAACTGCCGGAAAAATTATTAGTACCAACGACAGGAAATTTACAAAGTGTTCTACAAAAAGACACCTTAATTACGGAAAATACGACGATTCCCCAATTATTGGAAAAAAATCATCCGCAACAACAAAGGGTCATCACCACATTCGAGCGCATGATTACCGAATTTTCCAAACAACAGCAACTATCAAAGTGTGAAGAGCAATTAAAGCAAGAAGTAGAAAACTTATTTGATTTTTTGTTATTTGAAACCGATCGCCAGCAAAAGCAGGAGCTGTTGATCTATTTGACCCAGTACATTCGAGATACGTTTAAGCAAATGGAAAGTGCGTATCAAATCAAATTTAACGGCAATGCTGTTTACGCGATTAGCTACTATTTATTTCAAAGAGGCGCAGGAAAATGGTATCCAGAAGATACCAATGTCTTAGGCTTAATTAAAGAATTGGAACAGCAGATCGCCAGTGAATATGCAGCTAGTTATCAGTACGTCAAACGCCTGTTAGAATTATGTCAGCCCAAATTGGATTTAGAAATTTCAGAGATGGACTGTATTTTACTAACGATCTATTTGAATCGTGCCGACTGGCAAAAAGAATTGGGAATTCCAAGAGGGATTATCGTAGCCCATGGTTATGCGACAGCTAGTAGTATTGCCAATGTTGCCAACCGCTTGTTGGGCAAAGATATTTTTGCTTCCTTTGATATGCCACTGGACGTTACCCCAAAACAGATCGCCGAGGAAATTCTAGATTATAGTGAAAATCATGATGTTTCCAATGGCTTGGTCATTTTGGTGGATATGGGGTCTTTAAAAGAGATTTATCAATTTTTCCCAAAACAAATTACAGCACCTGTGGTTATTATGAATAATGTGACAACACCATTGGCCATTGCGATTGGTGAGAACTTGCAAAAATCTTTGCCTTTACAGGAAATGATTGAAAAAGCAGCGGCGCAGGCCCAATTGGATTGGGAGATTATTTATCCAGCCGAAAATAAAATGAAGGCTTTAATCACCACCTGTCAGACAGGAATTGGGACAGCAACACAAATTAGTCAATTGTTAGAAAAAAGTTTACCAGCTTCAGTGGCGCTGAAGATCTTTCCTTATGAATACGATGTGTTAAAAGAGCAAAAACAAAATGAAACGATTTTTTCTATGTACGATGTTTTGGGCATCATCGGCACAGCTGATCCAGGTATTTCTGGCATGCCTTATTTATCCTTAGAAGAATTGATTTCTGGTGATGAAAATCAACTTTTATCCGCATGGTTAAGTACGTGTTTAACGCCAGCGGAAAATGCGACCTTCAATACCAATGTTATTCGTAATTTTTCACTGGAAAAAGTGATTGATTCGGTTACGATTTTAGATACAGAAAAAGTCATGGGGGAAATTGAAGTCTTTATGCGAGAGTTAGAAGCCTATAGCGGTCTTGTCATCAGTAATGCTAAAAAACTGGCATTGTATGTTCATGTTAGTTGTTTGATTGAGCGTTTGATTCGCAATATTCCCATTGATACGTATGCAGGTTACGAAGATTTATATCAGTGTCAAAAGTTGGCCTTGTCGCAAATCAAAAATGCTTTTAGTGTCATAGAAAACGATTACAGTGTCAAAATTCCCGATTCAGAGATTGCTTATATTTATGACATTCTTTACCAAAACATTGATAATACACCATTAGATGAAGATTTTTAA
- a CDS encoding alpha/beta fold hydrolase, translated as MDTYKINTDNGTKLDLLVLSPTKPKAIVQIIHGALEYKERYLPFAEFLQAHDFVVVLSDNRGHGESVSAADPFGVMESFSQLVEDQVIISDFIQTKYPNLPLSLFGHSFGSIIARNYLQKNDQRLEKVVLTGTANYVPVVFLGIAAGKLFLRFNDKQKQNKLLNWLSGNMGVEHDWLSNNPANNLRCQQDKKMIPIYPVRSLLTIWEGDYQLKKYAAYTCQNPQLPILSVVGSEDVKITGGKKGLADTVATLNKIGYKNVQSIEMPGMKHEVLNEIKCKDVYDVLVEFLAKE; from the coding sequence GTGGATACATATAAAATTAATACGGATAATGGGACAAAATTAGATTTACTTGTTTTAAGTCCCACAAAGCCCAAAGCAATTGTTCAAATTATTCATGGCGCACTAGAGTATAAAGAACGTTATCTGCCATTTGCTGAATTTTTACAAGCCCATGATTTTGTGGTTGTTTTGTCTGACAATCGAGGTCACGGAGAGTCAGTATCTGCGGCTGATCCTTTTGGCGTAATGGAAAGTTTCTCACAGTTAGTAGAAGATCAAGTTATTATCAGCGATTTTATCCAAACGAAGTATCCAAATTTACCACTTTCATTATTTGGGCACTCTTTTGGTTCGATTATTGCCCGCAATTATTTGCAGAAAAATGATCAGCGTTTAGAAAAAGTAGTCTTAACCGGTACGGCAAATTATGTACCCGTAGTTTTCTTAGGAATTGCGGCCGGCAAGTTGTTTTTACGCTTTAATGATAAGCAAAAACAAAATAAATTACTAAATTGGCTTTCTGGAAATATGGGAGTCGAACACGATTGGCTTAGCAACAATCCGGCTAATAATCTGCGTTGTCAGCAGGATAAAAAAATGATTCCAATCTACCCAGTTAGAAGTTTACTGACGATCTGGGAGGGAGATTACCAATTAAAAAAATACGCTGCTTATACGTGTCAGAATCCGCAGCTGCCCATACTAAGTGTGGTAGGTTCAGAGGATGTTAAAATCACAGGTGGTAAAAAAGGCTTGGCAGATACGGTTGCGACTTTAAATAAAATCGGCTATAAAAATGTGCAGAGTATTGAAATGCCCGGTATGAAGCATGAAGTTTTAAATGAGATTAAATGTAAAGATGTTTATGATGTGCTAGTGGAATTTTTAGCGAAGGAATAA